The Macaca fascicularis isolate 582-1 chromosome 1, T2T-MFA8v1.1 genome includes a window with the following:
- the IGSF9 gene encoding protein turtle homolog A isoform X7, with protein MVWCLGLAVLSLVISQGADGRGKPEVVSVVGRAGESVVLGCDLLPPAGRPPLHVIEWLRFGFLLPIFIQFGLYSPRIDPDYVGRVRLQKGASLQIEGLRVEDQGWYECRVFFLDQHIPEDDFANGSWVHLTVNSPPQFQETPPAVLEVQELEPVTLRCVARGSPLPRVTWKLRGKDLGQGQGQGQVQVQNGTLRIRRVERGSSGVYTCQASSTEGSATHATQLLVLGPPVIVVPPKNCTVNASQDVSLACHAEAYPANLTYSWFQDNTNVFHISRLQSRVRILVDGSLRLQATQPDDAGCYTCVPSNGLLHPPSASAYLTVLCMPGVIRCPVRANPPLLFVSWTKDGKALQLDKFPGWSQGTEGSLIIALGNEDALGEYSCTPYNSLGTAGPSPVTRVLLKAPPAFIERPKEEYFQEVGRELLIPCSAQGDPPPVVSWAKVGRGLQGQAQVDSNSSLILRPLTKEAHGHWECSASNAVARVAASTNVYVLGTSPHVVTNVSVVPLPKGANVSWEPGFDGGYLQRFSVWYTPLAKRPDRMHHDWVSLAVPVGAAHLLVPGLQPHTQYQFSVLAQNKLGSGPFSEIVLSAPEGLPTTPAAPRLPPTEISPPLSPPRGLVAVRTPRGVLLHWDSPELVPKRLDGYVLEGRQGSQGWEVLDPAVAGTETELLVPGLIKSFRAPLGWAVLGPDLPPGTPSPSQDVLYEFRLVAFAGSYVSDPSNTANVSTSGLEVYPSRTQLPGLLPQPVLAGVVGGVCFLGVAVLVSILAACLMNRRRAARRRRRKRLRQDPPLIFSPTGTSAAPSALGSGSPDSVAKLKLQGSPVPSLRHSLLWGDPAGTPSPHPDPPPSRGPLPLEPICRGPDGRFVMGPTVAAPQERSGPEQAEPRTPAQCLARSFDCSSSSPSGAPQPLCIEDISPVAPPPAAPPSPLPAPGPLLQYLSLPFFREMNVDGDWPPLEEPSPAAPPDYMDTRRCPTSSFLRPPDTPSVSPRESLPGAVVGAGATAEPPYTALADWTLRERLLPGLLPAAPRGSLTSQSSGRGSASFLRPPSTAPSAGGSYLSPAPGDTSSWASGPERWPRREHVVTVSKRRNTSVDENYEWDSEFPGDMELLETLHLGLASSRLRPEAEPELGVKTPEEGCLLNTAHVTGPEARCAALREEFLAFRRRRDATRARLPAYRQPVPHPEQATLL; from the exons ATGGTGTGGTGCCTCGGCCTGGCCGTCCTCAGCCTGGTTATCAGCCAGGGGGCTGACG GTCGAGGGAAGCCTGAGGTGGTATCGGTGGTGGGCCGGGCTGGGGAGAGTGTGGTGCTGGGCTGTGACCTGCTGCCCccggccggccggccccccctGCATGTCATCGAGTGGCTGCGCTTTGGATTCCTGCTTCCCATCTTCATCCAGTTTGGCCTCTACTCTCCCAGAATTGACCCTGATTACGTGG GACGAGTCCGGCTGCAGAAGGGGGCCTCTCTCCAGATTGAGGGTCTCCGGGTGGAAGACCAGGGCTGGTACGAGTGCCGCGTGTTCTTCCTGGACCAGCACATCCCTGAAGACGATTTTGCTAACGGCTCCTGGGTGCATCTGACAGTCAATT CGCCCCCTCAATTCCAGGAGACACCTCCTGCTGTGTTGGAAGTGCAGGAACTGGAGCCTGTGACCCTGCGTTGTGTGGCCCGTGGCAGCCCCCTGCCTCGTGTGACGTGGAAGCTTCGAGGAAAGGACCttggccagggccagggccagggccaggtgcAA GTGCAGAACGGGACACTGCGGATCCGCCGGGTAGAGCGAGGCAGCTCTGGGGTCTACACCTGCCAAGCCTCCAGCACTGAGGGCAGCGCCACCCACGCCACCCAGCTGCTAGTGCTAG GACCCCCAGTCATCGTGGTGCCCCCCAAGAACTGCACAGTCAATGCTTCCCAGGATGTTTCCTTGGCCTGCCACGCTGAGGCATACCCTGCTAATCTCACCTACAGCTGGTTCCAGGACAACACCAATGTCTTCCACATTAG CCGCCTGCAATCCCGGGTGCGGATTCTGGTGGACGGGAGCCTGCGGCTGCAGGCCACCCAGCCTGATGATGCCGGCTGCTACACCTGTGTGCCCAGCAATGGCCTCCTGCATCCACCCTCAGCCTCTGCCTACCTCACTGTGCTCT GCATGCCGGGGGTGATCCGCTGCCCGGTTCGTGCCAACCCCCCACTGCTCTTTGTCAGCTGGACCAAGGATGGAAAGGCCCTGCAGCTGGACAAG TTCCCTGGCTGGTCCCAGGGCACAGAAGGCTCATTGATCATCGCCCTGGGGAACGAGGATGCCCTGGGAGAATACTCCTGCACCCCCTACAACAGTCTTGGTACCGCCGGGCCCTCCCCTGTGACCCGCGTGCTGCTCAAG GCTCCCCCGGCTTTTATAGAGCGGCCCAAGGAAGAATATTTCCAAGAAGTAGGGCGGGAGCTGCTCATCCCCTGCTCCGCCCAAGGGGACCCTCCTCCTGTTGTCTCTTGGGCCAAG GTGGGCCGGGGGCTGCAAGGCCAGGCCCAGGTGGACAGCAACAGCAGTCTCATCCTGCGACCATTGACCAAGGAGGCCCACGGGCACTGGGAATGCAGTGCCAGCAATGCTGTGGCCCGAGTGGCCGCCTCCACCAACGTCTACGTGCTGG GCACTAGCCCTCATGTTGTCACCAATGTGTCCGTGGTGCCTTTGCCTAAGGGTGCCAATGTCTCCTGGGAGCCTGGCTTTGATGGTGGCTATCTGCagagattcagtgtctggtacaCGCCACT GGCCAAGCGTCCTGACCGAATGCACCATGACTGGGTGTCCTTGGCAGTGCCTGTGGGGGCTGCTCACCTCCTAGTGCCAGGGCTGCAGCCCCACACCCAGTACCAGTTCAGCGTGCTGGCTCAGAACAAGCTGGGGAGTGGTCCCTTCAGCGAAATCGTCTTGTCTGCTCCTGAAG GGCTTCCTACCACGCCAGCTGCACCCAGGCTTCCTCCAACAGAGATAtcccctcccctgtcccctcCACGGGGTCTGGTGGCAGTGAGGACACCCCGGGGGGTACTCCTGCATTGGGATTCCCCAGAGCTGGTCCCTAAGAGACTGGATGGCTACGTCTTGGAAGGACGGCAAGGCTCCCAGGGCTGGGAGGTGCTGGACCCAGCTGTGGCAGGCACAGAAACAGAGCTGCTGGTACCAGGCCTCATCAAG TCTTTCCGCGCACCGCTGGGATGGGCGGTGCTGGGCCCTGACCTCCCTCCTGGCACTCCATCCCCATCGCAGGACGTTCTCTATGAGTTCCGCCTCGTGGCCTTCGCAGGCAGCTACGTCAGCGACCCCAGCAACACGGCCAACGTCTCCACTTCTG GTCTGGAGGTCTACCCTTCGCGCACGCAGCTGCCGggtctcctgccccagcctgtgTTGGCCGGCGTGGTGGGCGGGGTCTGCTTCCTAGGCGTGGCCGTCCTCGTGAGCATTCTGGCCGCCTGCCTCATGAACCGGCGCAGGGctgcccgccgccgccgccgcaagCGCCTCCGCCAAG ATCCACCTCTTATCTTCTCTCCGACCGGAACATCAGCTGCACC CTCTgctctgggctcaggcagtcctgaCAGCGTGGCGAAGCTGAAGCTCCAGGGTTCCCCAGTTCCCAGCCTGCGCCACAGTCTGCTCTGGGGGGATCCTGCCGGaactcccagcccccacccagaTCCTCCGCCTAGCCGGGGACCCTTACCCCTGGAGCCCATTTGCCGGGGCCCAGATGGGCGCTTTGTGATGGGGCCCACTGTGGCGGCCCCCCAGGAAAGGTCAGGCCCGGAGCAGGCAGAACCTCGGACTCCAGCCCAGTGTCTCGCCCGGTCCTTTGACTGTAGCAGCAGCAGCCCCAGTGGGGCGCCCCAGCCCCTCTGCATTGAAGACATCAGCCCTGTGGCGCCCCCTCCAGCAGCTCCACCCAGTCCCTTGCCAGCTCCTGGACCCCTACTCCAGTACCTGAGCCTGCCCTTCTTCCGAGAGATGAATGTGGATGGGGACTGGCCCCCTCTTGAGGAGCCCAGCCCTGCTGCACCCCCAGATTACATGGATACCCGGCGCTGCCCCACCTCATCTTTCCTTCGTCCTCCAGACACCCCTTCTGTGTCACCCAGGGAATCACTTCCTGGGGCTGTGGTAGGGGCTGGGGCCACTGCAGAACCCCCTTACACAGCCCTGGCTGACTGGACACTGAGGGAGCGGCTGCTGCCAGGCCTTCTCCCTGCTGCCCCTCGAGGCAGCCTCACCAGCCAGAGCAGCGGGCGAGGCAGCGCTTCGTTCCTGCGGCCCCCCTCCACAGCCCCCTCTGCTGGAGGCAGCTACCTCAGCCCTGCTCCAGGAGACACCAGCAGCTGGGCCAGTGGCCCTGAGAGATGGCCCCGAAGGGAGCATGTGGTGACAGTCAGCAAGAG GAGGAACACATCTGTGGATGAGAACTATGAGTGGGACTCAGAATTCCCTGGGGACATGGAATTGCTGGAGACGTTGCACCTGGGCTTGGCCAGCTCCCGGCTCAGACCTGAAGCTGAGCCAGAGCTAG GTGTGAAGACTCCAGAGGAGGGCTGCCTCCTGAACACTGCCCATGTTACTGGCCCTGAGGCCCGCTGTGCTGCCCTTCGGGAGGAATTCCTGGCCTTCCGCCGCCGCCGAGATGCTACTAGGGCTCGGCTACCAGCCTATCGACAGCCAGTCCCTCACCCCGAACAGGCCACTCTGCTGTGA
- the IGSF9 gene encoding protein turtle homolog A isoform X6 yields the protein MVWCLGLAVLSLVISQGADGRGKPEVVSVVGRAGESVVLGCDLLPPAGRPPLHVIEWLRFGFLLPIFIQFGLYSPRIDPDYVGRVRLQKGASLQIEGLRVEDQGWYECRVFFLDQHIPEDDFANGSWVHLTVNSPPQFQETPPAVLEVQELEPVTLRCVARGSPLPRVTWKLRGKDLGQGQGQGQVQVQNGTLRIRRVERGSSGVYTCQASSTEGSATHATQLLVLGPPVIVVPPKNCTVNASQDVSLACHAEAYPANLTYSWFQDNTNVFHISRLQSRVRILVDGSLRLQATQPDDAGCYTCVPSNGLLHPPSASAYLTVLCMPGVIRCPVRANPPLLFVSWTKDGKALQLDKFPGWSQGTEGSLIIALGNEDALGEYSCTPYNSLGTAGPSPVTRVLLKPLPTGEQTQSHRRIERWRENEVETGLAPPAFIERPKEEYFQEVGRELLIPCSAQGDPPPVVSWAKVGRGLQGQAQVDSNSSLILRPLTKEAHGHWECSASNAVARVAASTNVYVLGTSPHVVTNVSVVPLPKGANVSWEPGFDGGYLQRFSVWYTPLAKRPDRMHHDWVSLAVPVGAAHLLVPGLQPHTQYQFSVLAQNKLGSGPFSEIVLSAPEGLPTTPAAPRLPPTEISPPLSPPRGLVAVRTPRGVLLHWDSPELVPKRLDGYVLEGRQGSQGWEVLDPAVAGTETELLVPGLIKDVLYEFRLVAFAGSYVSDPSNTANVSTSGLEVYPSRTQLPGLLPQPVLAGVVGGVCFLGVAVLVSILAACLMNRRRAARRRRRKRLRQDPPLIFSPTGTSAAPSALGSGSPDSVAKLKLQGSPVPSLRHSLLWGDPAGTPSPHPDPPPSRGPLPLEPICRGPDGRFVMGPTVAAPQERSGPEQAEPRTPAQCLARSFDCSSSSPSGAPQPLCIEDISPVAPPPAAPPSPLPAPGPLLQYLSLPFFREMNVDGDWPPLEEPSPAAPPDYMDTRRCPTSSFLRPPDTPSVSPRESLPGAVVGAGATAEPPYTALADWTLRERLLPGLLPAAPRGSLTSQSSGRGSASFLRPPSTAPSAGGSYLSPAPGDTSSWASGPERWPRREHVVTVSKRRNTSVDENYEWDSEFPGDMELLETLHLGLASSRLRPEAEPELGVKTPEEGCLLNTAHVTGPEARCAALREEFLAFRRRRDATRARLPAYRQPVPHPEQATLL from the exons ATGGTGTGGTGCCTCGGCCTGGCCGTCCTCAGCCTGGTTATCAGCCAGGGGGCTGACG GTCGAGGGAAGCCTGAGGTGGTATCGGTGGTGGGCCGGGCTGGGGAGAGTGTGGTGCTGGGCTGTGACCTGCTGCCCccggccggccggccccccctGCATGTCATCGAGTGGCTGCGCTTTGGATTCCTGCTTCCCATCTTCATCCAGTTTGGCCTCTACTCTCCCAGAATTGACCCTGATTACGTGG GACGAGTCCGGCTGCAGAAGGGGGCCTCTCTCCAGATTGAGGGTCTCCGGGTGGAAGACCAGGGCTGGTACGAGTGCCGCGTGTTCTTCCTGGACCAGCACATCCCTGAAGACGATTTTGCTAACGGCTCCTGGGTGCATCTGACAGTCAATT CGCCCCCTCAATTCCAGGAGACACCTCCTGCTGTGTTGGAAGTGCAGGAACTGGAGCCTGTGACCCTGCGTTGTGTGGCCCGTGGCAGCCCCCTGCCTCGTGTGACGTGGAAGCTTCGAGGAAAGGACCttggccagggccagggccagggccaggtgcAA GTGCAGAACGGGACACTGCGGATCCGCCGGGTAGAGCGAGGCAGCTCTGGGGTCTACACCTGCCAAGCCTCCAGCACTGAGGGCAGCGCCACCCACGCCACCCAGCTGCTAGTGCTAG GACCCCCAGTCATCGTGGTGCCCCCCAAGAACTGCACAGTCAATGCTTCCCAGGATGTTTCCTTGGCCTGCCACGCTGAGGCATACCCTGCTAATCTCACCTACAGCTGGTTCCAGGACAACACCAATGTCTTCCACATTAG CCGCCTGCAATCCCGGGTGCGGATTCTGGTGGACGGGAGCCTGCGGCTGCAGGCCACCCAGCCTGATGATGCCGGCTGCTACACCTGTGTGCCCAGCAATGGCCTCCTGCATCCACCCTCAGCCTCTGCCTACCTCACTGTGCTCT GCATGCCGGGGGTGATCCGCTGCCCGGTTCGTGCCAACCCCCCACTGCTCTTTGTCAGCTGGACCAAGGATGGAAAGGCCCTGCAGCTGGACAAG TTCCCTGGCTGGTCCCAGGGCACAGAAGGCTCATTGATCATCGCCCTGGGGAACGAGGATGCCCTGGGAGAATACTCCTGCACCCCCTACAACAGTCTTGGTACCGCCGGGCCCTCCCCTGTGACCCGCGTGCTGCTCAAG CCCCTACCCACTGGGGAACAGACACAGAGCCACAGAAGAattgagagatggagagagaatgAGGTGGAGACAGGCTTG GCTCCCCCGGCTTTTATAGAGCGGCCCAAGGAAGAATATTTCCAAGAAGTAGGGCGGGAGCTGCTCATCCCCTGCTCCGCCCAAGGGGACCCTCCTCCTGTTGTCTCTTGGGCCAAG GTGGGCCGGGGGCTGCAAGGCCAGGCCCAGGTGGACAGCAACAGCAGTCTCATCCTGCGACCATTGACCAAGGAGGCCCACGGGCACTGGGAATGCAGTGCCAGCAATGCTGTGGCCCGAGTGGCCGCCTCCACCAACGTCTACGTGCTGG GCACTAGCCCTCATGTTGTCACCAATGTGTCCGTGGTGCCTTTGCCTAAGGGTGCCAATGTCTCCTGGGAGCCTGGCTTTGATGGTGGCTATCTGCagagattcagtgtctggtacaCGCCACT GGCCAAGCGTCCTGACCGAATGCACCATGACTGGGTGTCCTTGGCAGTGCCTGTGGGGGCTGCTCACCTCCTAGTGCCAGGGCTGCAGCCCCACACCCAGTACCAGTTCAGCGTGCTGGCTCAGAACAAGCTGGGGAGTGGTCCCTTCAGCGAAATCGTCTTGTCTGCTCCTGAAG GGCTTCCTACCACGCCAGCTGCACCCAGGCTTCCTCCAACAGAGATAtcccctcccctgtcccctcCACGGGGTCTGGTGGCAGTGAGGACACCCCGGGGGGTACTCCTGCATTGGGATTCCCCAGAGCTGGTCCCTAAGAGACTGGATGGCTACGTCTTGGAAGGACGGCAAGGCTCCCAGGGCTGGGAGGTGCTGGACCCAGCTGTGGCAGGCACAGAAACAGAGCTGCTGGTACCAGGCCTCATCAAG GACGTTCTCTATGAGTTCCGCCTCGTGGCCTTCGCAGGCAGCTACGTCAGCGACCCCAGCAACACGGCCAACGTCTCCACTTCTG GTCTGGAGGTCTACCCTTCGCGCACGCAGCTGCCGggtctcctgccccagcctgtgTTGGCCGGCGTGGTGGGCGGGGTCTGCTTCCTAGGCGTGGCCGTCCTCGTGAGCATTCTGGCCGCCTGCCTCATGAACCGGCGCAGGGctgcccgccgccgccgccgcaagCGCCTCCGCCAAG ATCCACCTCTTATCTTCTCTCCGACCGGAACATCAGCTGCACC CTCTgctctgggctcaggcagtcctgaCAGCGTGGCGAAGCTGAAGCTCCAGGGTTCCCCAGTTCCCAGCCTGCGCCACAGTCTGCTCTGGGGGGATCCTGCCGGaactcccagcccccacccagaTCCTCCGCCTAGCCGGGGACCCTTACCCCTGGAGCCCATTTGCCGGGGCCCAGATGGGCGCTTTGTGATGGGGCCCACTGTGGCGGCCCCCCAGGAAAGGTCAGGCCCGGAGCAGGCAGAACCTCGGACTCCAGCCCAGTGTCTCGCCCGGTCCTTTGACTGTAGCAGCAGCAGCCCCAGTGGGGCGCCCCAGCCCCTCTGCATTGAAGACATCAGCCCTGTGGCGCCCCCTCCAGCAGCTCCACCCAGTCCCTTGCCAGCTCCTGGACCCCTACTCCAGTACCTGAGCCTGCCCTTCTTCCGAGAGATGAATGTGGATGGGGACTGGCCCCCTCTTGAGGAGCCCAGCCCTGCTGCACCCCCAGATTACATGGATACCCGGCGCTGCCCCACCTCATCTTTCCTTCGTCCTCCAGACACCCCTTCTGTGTCACCCAGGGAATCACTTCCTGGGGCTGTGGTAGGGGCTGGGGCCACTGCAGAACCCCCTTACACAGCCCTGGCTGACTGGACACTGAGGGAGCGGCTGCTGCCAGGCCTTCTCCCTGCTGCCCCTCGAGGCAGCCTCACCAGCCAGAGCAGCGGGCGAGGCAGCGCTTCGTTCCTGCGGCCCCCCTCCACAGCCCCCTCTGCTGGAGGCAGCTACCTCAGCCCTGCTCCAGGAGACACCAGCAGCTGGGCCAGTGGCCCTGAGAGATGGCCCCGAAGGGAGCATGTGGTGACAGTCAGCAAGAG GAGGAACACATCTGTGGATGAGAACTATGAGTGGGACTCAGAATTCCCTGGGGACATGGAATTGCTGGAGACGTTGCACCTGGGCTTGGCCAGCTCCCGGCTCAGACCTGAAGCTGAGCCAGAGCTAG GTGTGAAGACTCCAGAGGAGGGCTGCCTCCTGAACACTGCCCATGTTACTGGCCCTGAGGCCCGCTGTGCTGCCCTTCGGGAGGAATTCCTGGCCTTCCGCCGCCGCCGAGATGCTACTAGGGCTCGGCTACCAGCCTATCGACAGCCAGTCCCTCACCCCGAACAGGCCACTCTGCTGTGA
- the IGSF9 gene encoding protein turtle homolog A isoform X9, translating to MVWCLGLAVLSLVISQGADGRGKPEVVSVVGRAGESVVLGCDLLPPAGRPPLHVIEWLRFGFLLPIFIQFGLYSPRIDPDYVAPPQFQETPPAVLEVQELEPVTLRCVARGSPLPRVTWKLRGKDLGQGQGQGQVQVQNGTLRIRRVERGSSGVYTCQASSTEGSATHATQLLVLGPPVIVVPPKNCTVNASQDVSLACHAEAYPANLTYSWFQDNTNVFHISRLQSRVRILVDGSLRLQATQPDDAGCYTCVPSNGLLHPPSASAYLTVLYPAQVTAMPPETPLPIGMPGVIRCPVRANPPLLFVSWTKDGKALQLDKFPGWSQGTEGSLIIALGNEDALGEYSCTPYNSLGTAGPSPVTRVLLKPLPTGEQTQSHRRIERWRENEVETGLAPPAFIERPKEEYFQEVGRELLIPCSAQGDPPPVVSWAKVGRGLQGQAQVDSNSSLILRPLTKEAHGHWECSASNAVARVAASTNVYVLGTSPHVVTNVSVVPLPKGANVSWEPGFDGGYLQRFSVWYTPLAKRPDRMHHDWVSLAVPVGAAHLLVPGLQPHTQYQFSVLAQNKLGSGPFSEIVLSAPEGLPTTPAAPRLPPTEISPPLSPPRGLVAVRTPRGVLLHWDSPELVPKRLDGYVLEGRQGSQGWEVLDPAVAGTETELLVPGLIKSFRAPLGWAVLGPDLPPGTPSPSQDVLYEFRLVAFAGSYVSDPSNTANVSTSGLEVYPSRTQLPGLLPQPVLAGVVGGVCFLGVAVLVSILAACLMNRRRAARRRRRKRLRQDPPLIFSPTGTSAAPSALGSGSPDSVAKLKLQGSPVPSLRHSLLWGDPAGTPSPHPDPPPSRGPLPLEPICRGPDGRFVMGPTVAAPQERSGPEQAEPRTPAQCLARSFDCSSSSPSGAPQPLCIEDISPVAPPPAAPPSPLPAPGPLLQYLSLPFFREMNVDGDWPPLEEPSPAAPPDYMDTRRCPTSSFLRPPDTPSVSPRESLPGAVVGAGATAEPPYTALADWTLRERLLPGLLPAAPRGSLTSQSSGRGSASFLRPPSTAPSAGGSYLSPAPGDTSSWASGPERWPRREHVVTVSKRRNTSVDENYEWDSEFPGDMELLETLHLGLASSRLRPEAEPELGVKTPEEGCLLNTAHVTGPEARCAALREEFLAFRRRRDATRARLPAYRQPVPHPEQATLL from the exons ATGGTGTGGTGCCTCGGCCTGGCCGTCCTCAGCCTGGTTATCAGCCAGGGGGCTGACG GTCGAGGGAAGCCTGAGGTGGTATCGGTGGTGGGCCGGGCTGGGGAGAGTGTGGTGCTGGGCTGTGACCTGCTGCCCccggccggccggccccccctGCATGTCATCGAGTGGCTGCGCTTTGGATTCCTGCTTCCCATCTTCATCCAGTTTGGCCTCTACTCTCCCAGAATTGACCCTGATTACGTGG CGCCCCCTCAATTCCAGGAGACACCTCCTGCTGTGTTGGAAGTGCAGGAACTGGAGCCTGTGACCCTGCGTTGTGTGGCCCGTGGCAGCCCCCTGCCTCGTGTGACGTGGAAGCTTCGAGGAAAGGACCttggccagggccagggccagggccaggtgcAA GTGCAGAACGGGACACTGCGGATCCGCCGGGTAGAGCGAGGCAGCTCTGGGGTCTACACCTGCCAAGCCTCCAGCACTGAGGGCAGCGCCACCCACGCCACCCAGCTGCTAGTGCTAG GACCCCCAGTCATCGTGGTGCCCCCCAAGAACTGCACAGTCAATGCTTCCCAGGATGTTTCCTTGGCCTGCCACGCTGAGGCATACCCTGCTAATCTCACCTACAGCTGGTTCCAGGACAACACCAATGTCTTCCACATTAG CCGCCTGCAATCCCGGGTGCGGATTCTGGTGGACGGGAGCCTGCGGCTGCAGGCCACCCAGCCTGATGATGCCGGCTGCTACACCTGTGTGCCCAGCAATGGCCTCCTGCATCCACCCTCAGCCTCTGCCTACCTCACTGTGCTCT acccagcccaggtgacagcTATGCCTCCTGAGACGCCCCTGCCCATAGGCATGCCGGGGGTGATCCGCTGCCCGGTTCGTGCCAACCCCCCACTGCTCTTTGTCAGCTGGACCAAGGATGGAAAGGCCCTGCAGCTGGACAAG TTCCCTGGCTGGTCCCAGGGCACAGAAGGCTCATTGATCATCGCCCTGGGGAACGAGGATGCCCTGGGAGAATACTCCTGCACCCCCTACAACAGTCTTGGTACCGCCGGGCCCTCCCCTGTGACCCGCGTGCTGCTCAAG CCCCTACCCACTGGGGAACAGACACAGAGCCACAGAAGAattgagagatggagagagaatgAGGTGGAGACAGGCTTG GCTCCCCCGGCTTTTATAGAGCGGCCCAAGGAAGAATATTTCCAAGAAGTAGGGCGGGAGCTGCTCATCCCCTGCTCCGCCCAAGGGGACCCTCCTCCTGTTGTCTCTTGGGCCAAG GTGGGCCGGGGGCTGCAAGGCCAGGCCCAGGTGGACAGCAACAGCAGTCTCATCCTGCGACCATTGACCAAGGAGGCCCACGGGCACTGGGAATGCAGTGCCAGCAATGCTGTGGCCCGAGTGGCCGCCTCCACCAACGTCTACGTGCTGG GCACTAGCCCTCATGTTGTCACCAATGTGTCCGTGGTGCCTTTGCCTAAGGGTGCCAATGTCTCCTGGGAGCCTGGCTTTGATGGTGGCTATCTGCagagattcagtgtctggtacaCGCCACT GGCCAAGCGTCCTGACCGAATGCACCATGACTGGGTGTCCTTGGCAGTGCCTGTGGGGGCTGCTCACCTCCTAGTGCCAGGGCTGCAGCCCCACACCCAGTACCAGTTCAGCGTGCTGGCTCAGAACAAGCTGGGGAGTGGTCCCTTCAGCGAAATCGTCTTGTCTGCTCCTGAAG GGCTTCCTACCACGCCAGCTGCACCCAGGCTTCCTCCAACAGAGATAtcccctcccctgtcccctcCACGGGGTCTGGTGGCAGTGAGGACACCCCGGGGGGTACTCCTGCATTGGGATTCCCCAGAGCTGGTCCCTAAGAGACTGGATGGCTACGTCTTGGAAGGACGGCAAGGCTCCCAGGGCTGGGAGGTGCTGGACCCAGCTGTGGCAGGCACAGAAACAGAGCTGCTGGTACCAGGCCTCATCAAG TCTTTCCGCGCACCGCTGGGATGGGCGGTGCTGGGCCCTGACCTCCCTCCTGGCACTCCATCCCCATCGCAGGACGTTCTCTATGAGTTCCGCCTCGTGGCCTTCGCAGGCAGCTACGTCAGCGACCCCAGCAACACGGCCAACGTCTCCACTTCTG GTCTGGAGGTCTACCCTTCGCGCACGCAGCTGCCGggtctcctgccccagcctgtgTTGGCCGGCGTGGTGGGCGGGGTCTGCTTCCTAGGCGTGGCCGTCCTCGTGAGCATTCTGGCCGCCTGCCTCATGAACCGGCGCAGGGctgcccgccgccgccgccgcaagCGCCTCCGCCAAG ATCCACCTCTTATCTTCTCTCCGACCGGAACATCAGCTGCACC CTCTgctctgggctcaggcagtcctgaCAGCGTGGCGAAGCTGAAGCTCCAGGGTTCCCCAGTTCCCAGCCTGCGCCACAGTCTGCTCTGGGGGGATCCTGCCGGaactcccagcccccacccagaTCCTCCGCCTAGCCGGGGACCCTTACCCCTGGAGCCCATTTGCCGGGGCCCAGATGGGCGCTTTGTGATGGGGCCCACTGTGGCGGCCCCCCAGGAAAGGTCAGGCCCGGAGCAGGCAGAACCTCGGACTCCAGCCCAGTGTCTCGCCCGGTCCTTTGACTGTAGCAGCAGCAGCCCCAGTGGGGCGCCCCAGCCCCTCTGCATTGAAGACATCAGCCCTGTGGCGCCCCCTCCAGCAGCTCCACCCAGTCCCTTGCCAGCTCCTGGACCCCTACTCCAGTACCTGAGCCTGCCCTTCTTCCGAGAGATGAATGTGGATGGGGACTGGCCCCCTCTTGAGGAGCCCAGCCCTGCTGCACCCCCAGATTACATGGATACCCGGCGCTGCCCCACCTCATCTTTCCTTCGTCCTCCAGACACCCCTTCTGTGTCACCCAGGGAATCACTTCCTGGGGCTGTGGTAGGGGCTGGGGCCACTGCAGAACCCCCTTACACAGCCCTGGCTGACTGGACACTGAGGGAGCGGCTGCTGCCAGGCCTTCTCCCTGCTGCCCCTCGAGGCAGCCTCACCAGCCAGAGCAGCGGGCGAGGCAGCGCTTCGTTCCTGCGGCCCCCCTCCACAGCCCCCTCTGCTGGAGGCAGCTACCTCAGCCCTGCTCCAGGAGACACCAGCAGCTGGGCCAGTGGCCCTGAGAGATGGCCCCGAAGGGAGCATGTGGTGACAGTCAGCAAGAG GAGGAACACATCTGTGGATGAGAACTATGAGTGGGACTCAGAATTCCCTGGGGACATGGAATTGCTGGAGACGTTGCACCTGGGCTTGGCCAGCTCCCGGCTCAGACCTGAAGCTGAGCCAGAGCTAG GTGTGAAGACTCCAGAGGAGGGCTGCCTCCTGAACACTGCCCATGTTACTGGCCCTGAGGCCCGCTGTGCTGCCCTTCGGGAGGAATTCCTGGCCTTCCGCCGCCGCCGAGATGCTACTAGGGCTCGGCTACCAGCCTATCGACAGCCAGTCCCTCACCCCGAACAGGCCACTCTGCTGTGA